The Brasilonema sennae CENA114 genome includes a region encoding these proteins:
- a CDS encoding SDR family oxidoreductase → MTTPLQVFVTGATGRTGSLVCQKLQQHPQQFTLRGFARNSEKVQQLFGTKDNFFFGDIRDPKTLIKALEGCSTLVILTSATPQMKGMPQPGMRPEFTFPNDEIPQVIDYQGQVNQIDAAKASGVNHIVLVGSMGGTNENHPLNSLGNGNILIWKRKAEQYLIDSGIDYTIIRAGGLLDQPGGKRELLVGKNDTMLINPPDGIPTSIPRADVAEVVVQALLEPNARNKAFDLISQPEDAPGTVVTTDFVALFAQTTPGL, encoded by the coding sequence ATGACTACGCCTCTACAAGTTTTCGTCACTGGTGCAACCGGACGTACTGGTTCACTCGTCTGCCAAAAATTGCAACAACATCCCCAGCAGTTTACTCTTCGGGGATTTGCCCGTAATAGTGAGAAAGTTCAGCAATTGTTCGGTACAAAGGATAACTTTTTCTTTGGCGATATCCGCGACCCAAAAACTCTCATAAAAGCGTTAGAAGGTTGTTCTACTTTGGTTATTCTCACCAGTGCGACTCCCCAGATGAAAGGAATGCCACAACCGGGGATGCGTCCTGAGTTTACTTTTCCTAACGATGAAATACCGCAAGTAATTGACTACCAGGGTCAGGTTAACCAAATTGATGCTGCAAAAGCATCTGGAGTGAATCATATTGTGCTGGTCGGTTCAATGGGTGGCACGAATGAAAATCACCCGCTTAACAGTCTTGGTAATGGCAACATCTTGATTTGGAAACGTAAGGCAGAACAGTATTTAATTGATTCTGGTATTGACTATACAATTATTCGCGCTGGGGGTCTATTAGACCAACCGGGAGGAAAACGAGAACTCCTGGTTGGTAAAAATGATACCATGCTGATTAATCCACCAGACGGGATTCCCACTTCAATTCCGCGTGCAGATGTGGCAGAAGTGGTCGTGCAAGCTTTGTTGGAACCAAACGCTAGAAACAAGGCGTTTGACTTGATTTCTCAACCAGAAGACGCGCCTGGTACTGTAGTGACCACAGATTTTGTAGCTTTGTTTGCACAAACGACGCCTGGATTGTAG
- a CDS encoding 2TM domain-containing protein, whose protein sequence is MTTFDTKVTRTYSQDDIQQILHLAIARQADDNNKEFSYEQLLEIAGELEISIDTLKQAEQDWLEQHGEMLQRRAFNAHRQGRFKKRVGKYAIVNVFLLSLNLLGGGGLSWSLYILLCSVFAVGLDAWNTFQIKGEEYELAFQRWRRKHQVTKFFNTAVSKWLKAWRI, encoded by the coding sequence ATGACGACTTTTGATACGAAAGTAACTCGAACCTATAGCCAAGACGATATACAGCAGATTCTCCATCTGGCGATCGCTCGTCAAGCTGACGATAACAACAAAGAATTTTCCTACGAGCAACTGCTAGAAATAGCTGGAGAATTGGAAATCTCCATAGACACACTTAAACAAGCAGAACAAGACTGGCTAGAACAACACGGAGAAATGCTACAACGACGAGCTTTCAACGCTCATCGTCAAGGTAGATTCAAAAAGCGTGTTGGTAAGTATGCAATTGTTAACGTCTTTTTATTATCTCTGAATCTACTTGGTGGTGGTGGTCTTTCTTGGTCACTATATATCTTACTCTGCTCTGTGTTTGCAGTAGGTCTTGATGCTTGGAATACTTTCCAAATCAAAGGCGAAGAATACGAACTTGCTTTCCAAAGATGGCGTCGCAAGCATCAGGTGACAAAATTCTTTAACACAGCCGTGAGCAAATGGCTCAAGGCGTGGCGCATTTAG
- a CDS encoding class I SAM-dependent methyltransferase yields MAKQLKLNDYKQQIADVYNRRSHNYDESQWHLKIAHRLVEYAQISPGYDVLDIATGTGHVAIEVAQRVGSSGKIVGVDISTQMLTLARRKVEALSLSNVELQLADAEALNFPANSFERILCANAFPLMTDMEATLRQWMQFLKPNGLVGFHALADAALVGVVIWQKIFEKYGVLQEFSQPTATTADTAEKCHNLLERSGFEAIDIKTEQYGNYISLEEAKQRWTINSYPAPKFSNTLFQLPSEQLQEIKAEFDAQLEALVTEQGIWNDGTSFFAFGRKGKNSEQ; encoded by the coding sequence ATGGCTAAACAACTTAAGTTAAATGACTACAAGCAGCAGATAGCGGATGTGTATAATCGGAGAAGTCACAACTATGATGAAAGTCAATGGCATTTAAAGATTGCTCATCGTCTGGTTGAATACGCACAAATCAGCCCTGGATATGACGTTTTGGATATTGCGACTGGAACAGGTCATGTTGCGATTGAAGTTGCTCAAAGAGTTGGGTCCTCTGGTAAAATCGTCGGTGTGGATATTTCAACCCAGATGCTAACTCTTGCTAGGCGCAAGGTTGAGGCGTTAAGTCTAAGCAATGTTGAACTTCAGCTTGCGGATGCTGAAGCACTAAATTTTCCAGCAAACAGTTTTGAGCGAATTTTGTGCGCGAATGCATTTCCGTTGATGACAGATATGGAAGCCACATTACGCCAATGGATGCAATTTCTCAAACCTAATGGGTTAGTTGGTTTTCATGCGCTTGCAGATGCAGCTTTAGTTGGAGTTGTTATTTGGCAGAAGATTTTTGAAAAGTATGGCGTTTTGCAAGAATTCAGCCAGCCAACAGCTACAACTGCAGATACAGCTGAAAAATGTCACAACCTGCTTGAGCGATCTGGTTTTGAAGCGATTGATATTAAAACCGAGCAGTATGGTAATTATATTAGTTTAGAGGAGGCAAAGCAAAGGTGGACTATAAATTCCTATCCAGCCCCCAAATTCTCTAACACTCTGTTCCAGCTTCCATCAGAGCAACTACAAGAAATCAAGGCTGAATTTGATGCTCAATTAGAAGCGTTAGTGACAGAGCAAGGTATTTGGAACGATGGTACCTCCTTTTTTGCATTCGGTCGTAAAGGAAAAAACAGTGAACAGTGA
- a CDS encoding polysaccharide deacetylase family protein, translating to MNQKNQSFPFHLILAVLILFFVIKLFVNKPVIPIFGFHGVLPANTPTSQLQNMHYPEKELEKVLEHFVSNNYWFLTTQELYDYFIKKHKKVPKEHSNQKPIMISFDDGYQTVHTNLLPILSKLENKYSQKIKVVLFINPGIMERKESTSTHLDCQDLREGLKKGFYDIQSHGFNHKNLMTLSRRELVKELQQAQIKLRQCTQDLDPQQQVASHLAYPYGASNKQVRYYASKYYLSAYLYNDKILDYDCKQNYYEIPRIPVNRQMPFQQMLEIAEGFQQDKSLQKCEVQ from the coding sequence GTGAATCAAAAGAATCAAAGCTTTCCATTTCATTTAATTCTAGCAGTTTTAATTCTTTTTTTTGTCATAAAATTATTCGTTAATAAGCCTGTAATTCCAATTTTTGGTTTTCATGGCGTTCTTCCGGCTAATACTCCTACTTCTCAATTGCAAAATATGCACTACCCTGAAAAAGAGTTAGAGAAAGTATTAGAGCATTTCGTGAGTAATAACTACTGGTTTTTAACCACTCAAGAGTTATATGATTATTTTATCAAAAAACATAAAAAAGTACCAAAAGAACATTCCAATCAAAAACCAATAATGATTTCATTTGATGACGGATATCAAACAGTACACACGAACTTACTACCGATTTTGTCTAAGCTTGAAAATAAATACAGTCAAAAAATCAAAGTAGTCTTGTTTATCAACCCAGGCATTATGGAACGAAAAGAAAGTACTTCTACTCACTTAGACTGCCAGGATTTACGAGAAGGTTTGAAAAAAGGTTTTTATGATATTCAATCTCATGGCTTCAATCATAAAAACTTAATGACATTGAGTCGTCGCGAGTTAGTTAAAGAACTTCAGCAAGCCCAGATTAAACTGAGACAATGTACCCAAGATTTAGATCCACAACAGCAAGTAGCGTCTCATCTGGCTTATCCTTACGGAGCCTCTAATAAACAGGTGCGATACTATGCATCTAAATATTATTTATCAGCGTATCTATACAATGACAAAATACTTGATTACGACTGCAAGCAAAACTACTATGAAATTCCTCGTATTCCAGTTAATCGACAAATGCCATTTCAACAAATGCTGGAAATAGCTGAAGGTTTTCAGCAAGACAAGAGTTTACAAAAATGTGAAGTACAATAG
- a CDS encoding DUF5009 domain-containing protein, translating to MQEKTVNLKRAYALDALRGFAILAMVLSGTIRYKILPAWMYHAQEPPPTHTFNPNLPGLTWVDTVFPIFLFCLGAAIPLALSSRLAKGFTTKQVVLYILKRGFLLGIFAILLQHLRPYTINPNPTEQIWWIALLGFFILFLIFVRLSVNQHLRHYIKWLSLSAFIAAIIFISFIQYPDGRGFSLSRSDIILIVLTNMAVFGSLAWLITRNNLLLRLGLLGLLIALRLSATVKQSWIAILWHASPVPWIFHSEYLQYLFIVIPGTIIGDVILNWLQTPTKNEGDEEVKFSWKKVRCFGIILMMLSLCLALLIGLQARWLWQTTSLSFVLCSISCFLFVNPVTDTERLLKSFYQWGIYWLALGLLFEPFENGIKKDPSTLSYYFVTTAIALFLLITFTILLDIFKQRKLLQLLIDNGQNPMIAYVAFANLLLPILRLTHIEPLILEFTNTPLTGFFKGVIYTLAIACLVSLFTKLKLFWKT from the coding sequence ATGCAAGAAAAGACTGTTAACCTAAAACGCGCCTACGCCTTAGATGCACTGCGTGGATTTGCAATTTTGGCAATGGTCTTATCAGGCACTATAAGGTATAAGATTTTGCCAGCTTGGATGTACCATGCTCAGGAGCCGCCACCTACCCATACATTTAATCCTAATCTGCCTGGGTTAACTTGGGTAGATACTGTATTTCCAATTTTCTTGTTTTGTCTGGGAGCAGCTATTCCTTTGGCGCTGTCGAGTCGTCTTGCTAAAGGATTTACTACAAAACAAGTTGTTTTATATATTCTTAAAAGAGGATTTCTCTTAGGAATCTTTGCAATACTACTTCAACATCTTAGACCATATACAATAAACCCAAATCCAACTGAACAAATATGGTGGATAGCTTTGTTGGGTTTTTTTATACTCTTTTTGATATTTGTTAGGTTATCTGTAAACCAACATTTGAGGCACTATATAAAATGGCTTTCTCTGAGTGCTTTTATCGCAGCAATTATCTTTATCTCTTTTATTCAATATCCAGATGGACGTGGATTCTCACTTTCAAGAAGTGATATTATCTTAATCGTTCTGACAAACATGGCGGTTTTTGGTTCACTTGCTTGGTTGATTACCAGAAATAATTTGTTGCTACGTCTAGGATTGTTAGGCTTATTGATTGCTTTACGGCTATCGGCTACTGTTAAACAAAGTTGGATTGCTATACTTTGGCACGCTTCACCAGTCCCTTGGATTTTTCACTCTGAATATTTACAGTATTTGTTTATTGTTATTCCTGGAACAATTATAGGAGATGTCATTCTAAACTGGCTGCAAACTCCTACTAAAAATGAGGGAGATGAGGAAGTTAAATTTTCTTGGAAGAAGGTACGTTGTTTTGGCATCATTCTCATGATGTTGAGTCTTTGTTTGGCACTACTCATTGGCTTGCAGGCTAGGTGGTTATGGCAAACAACATCACTGAGTTTTGTTCTTTGTTCAATAAGTTGCTTTTTATTTGTCAATCCAGTAACTGACACAGAAAGGTTGCTGAAATCATTTTACCAATGGGGAATTTATTGGTTGGCGCTTGGCTTGCTTTTTGAACCGTTTGAGAATGGGATAAAGAAAGACCCTTCAACGTTGAGTTACTACTTTGTCACCACGGCGATCGCACTTTTTCTCCTGATTACCTTCACCATACTCCTAGATATCTTCAAACAGCGAAAACTTCTGCAGTTGCTCATAGACAATGGACAAAATCCAATGATTGCCTATGTAGCATTTGCCAATCTTCTCTTGCCTATTCTGAGATTAACTCACATTGAACCGTTGATTCTAGAGTTTACAAATACCCCCTTGACAGGTTTTTTCAAAGGTGTCATTTATACGTTAGCGATCGCCTGTCTTGTGAGTCTTTTTACTAAGTTGAAGCTCTTTTGGAAAACTTAA
- a CDS encoding transposase, with product MYPQDIRASLGVKMLRSIFEQFVQESPVSVMARGLMERVFAPERMDKLFETHAKVQHQQELLFSSQVDLMSLVVCGIQKSVHAAYKARATNLIVSTTALYKKLCGVELSVSQALVRETASDLRVLIEIMGGEQPNPLPGYRHKIVDGTCLAATDHRLDAIRLFAAKALPGKAIVVLDPLSKLVIDIILCQDGHANERSLFDNVLSGVQPNDVWTGDRNFCTAKFLWTIAQQKAFFVIRQHGSLGWTELSTLRALGQTDTGNLFEQCIEICYEGNRLKCRRVVLKLFVPTRDKEWEIAILTNLPLSHADAAKIAELYRNRWSLETLFQTVTENFNAEIQTLAYPKAALFSFSMALVTYNILATLKAALGSVHGIAKIDAGLSDFYLVDEIQGTYRGMMIAIPSQQWEIFRTYSLDQMGQLLQQLATGVNLKRFLKAIRSPKKKRQPLIVDHRHRHVSTARLLDIY from the coding sequence ATGTATCCTCAAGATATAAGGGCGAGTTTGGGTGTCAAGATGCTACGCTCCATTTTTGAACAATTTGTCCAAGAAAGTCCAGTAAGTGTAATGGCACGAGGATTAATGGAGCGTGTATTTGCCCCGGAACGGATGGATAAATTATTTGAAACTCACGCGAAAGTACAGCACCAGCAAGAATTACTATTTTCCAGCCAAGTAGATTTGATGAGTTTGGTGGTGTGTGGAATTCAAAAATCGGTTCATGCCGCCTATAAAGCCAGAGCAACAAACCTGATTGTGAGCACCACAGCACTATATAAAAAGCTCTGCGGTGTAGAACTGAGTGTGAGTCAAGCATTGGTAAGAGAAACAGCGAGCGATTTGCGAGTGCTAATTGAAATCATGGGTGGAGAACAGCCAAATCCACTACCAGGATATCGGCATAAAATTGTAGATGGGACTTGTTTGGCTGCTACAGACCATCGATTAGATGCAATTCGTTTATTTGCAGCTAAAGCTTTGCCAGGTAAAGCAATAGTTGTATTAGATCCACTATCAAAACTGGTAATAGATATTATTCTTTGTCAAGATGGTCATGCAAATGAGCGGAGTTTATTTGATAATGTGCTGTCTGGTGTACAACCAAACGATGTTTGGACTGGAGACCGGAATTTTTGCACAGCCAAGTTTCTGTGGACGATTGCACAGCAAAAAGCTTTCTTTGTGATTCGGCAACATGGGTCTTTAGGTTGGACAGAACTGAGCACCTTAAGAGCTTTGGGTCAAACCGATACAGGAAATCTTTTTGAGCAGTGCATCGAAATTTGTTACGAGGGAAATCGTTTAAAATGCCGACGAGTTGTGCTGAAGTTGTTTGTGCCAACACGAGACAAAGAATGGGAAATAGCGATTTTGACAAACTTACCCTTAAGCCACGCTGATGCGGCAAAAATAGCCGAGTTATATCGTAATCGTTGGAGTCTAGAAACCCTTTTTCAAACCGTAACTGAAAATTTTAACGCCGAAATTCAAACGTTAGCCTATCCTAAAGCTGCCCTGTTCTCGTTTTCGATGGCGTTAGTAACATACAACATTCTCGCCACTCTAAAAGCCGCCTTAGGAAGCGTACATGGCATCGCCAAAATTGATGCAGGTTTGTCTGATTTCTACTTAGTAGATGAAATTCAAGGCACATATCGCGGGATGATGATTGCTATTCCATCCCAGCAGTGGGAAATATTCAGGACATATTCTTTAGACCAAATGGGACAACTTTTACAACAGCTGGCGACTGGCGTGAATCTCAAACGTTTTCTCAAAGCCATAAGAAGTCCGAAGAAAAAACGCCAACCTTTAATTGTTGATCATAGACATCGTCATGTTTCGACTGCACGCCTTTTAGATATCTATTGA
- a CDS encoding FMN-dependent NADH-azoreductase — protein sequence MAHILHIDSSPRGERSFSRKFSGEFITAWKNAHPADKVTYRDIGHNTIPHVDEPWIAAAFTPPDTHTPELAKAIELSNTLVDEFFAADRYVFGVPMYNFNVPSTFKAYIDQIVRIGRTVAVTEQGGFKGLVEGKKMLIITARGGDFSPGSFAAPYNYQEPYLSAIFGFLGITDITYINVENLSGGDEVRQQSFAKAHEAIAQAVAGW from the coding sequence ATGGCACATATCTTACATATTGACTCTAGTCCTCGTGGAGAACGTTCTTTCTCCCGCAAGTTTTCTGGTGAGTTTATCACAGCTTGGAAAAATGCCCATCCCGCAGATAAAGTCACCTACCGGGATATTGGTCATAATACAATTCCTCATGTAGACGAGCCGTGGATCGCTGCTGCTTTTACACCACCAGATACTCACACACCTGAGCTAGCTAAGGCAATTGAATTGTCAAACACCTTAGTTGATGAATTTTTTGCGGCTGACCGCTACGTCTTCGGTGTGCCGATGTATAATTTCAATGTCCCCTCTACCTTCAAAGCTTACATTGACCAGATTGTTCGCATTGGTCGCACCGTCGCTGTAACCGAGCAAGGTGGCTTTAAAGGGCTGGTTGAAGGTAAAAAGATGCTGATTATCACGGCTCGTGGTGGTGACTTTTCTCCAGGAAGCTTCGCTGCACCCTACAATTATCAGGAACCCTATCTCAGCGCGATTTTTGGATTTCTTGGAATTACAGACATTACATACATTAATGTGGAAAACCTCAGTGGAGGTGATGAAGTTCGCCAGCAGTCTTTTGCAAAAGCACATGAAGCCATAGCGCAAGCTGTGGCTGGTTGGTAA
- a CDS encoding winged helix-turn-helix transcriptional regulator, which translates to MKAEAQNHSRLTCEVETTLKVIGGRWKVLIIRELMDGVKRFGELQRSLNGITQKMLTQQLREMEEDGVIDRKVYAQIPPKVEYSLTPLGESLQPILYAMHEWGVKHLSEINNKKQNI; encoded by the coding sequence ATGAAAGCTGAAGCACAAAACCATAGCCGACTAACTTGTGAAGTAGAAACCACACTAAAAGTCATTGGTGGACGCTGGAAGGTTTTGATTATAAGAGAATTAATGGATGGTGTGAAACGCTTTGGTGAATTACAGCGATCTTTAAATGGAATTACTCAAAAAATGCTAACTCAACAACTCAGGGAAATGGAGGAAGATGGGGTTATTGATCGCAAAGTTTACGCGCAAATTCCTCCAAAAGTAGAGTACTCTTTAACACCTTTAGGAGAAAGTCTTCAACCAATTCTCTATGCAATGCACGAGTGGGGTGTCAAGCATTTATCTGAAATAAATAATAAAAAGCAAAATATTTGA
- a CDS encoding salt stress protein, Slr1339 family, protein MDSLDKLLAEMKAEYEEQKPQQHQLKANLIKPVSKMEEKSNFLIDKLLAEVKADFEQKDLAEQAQKQQEQEQERIQQEQLQAKKLEELKKQAEDWLAKLDPLSLEGLWFERFAEGYPSKVEAAIEYLQLE, encoded by the coding sequence ATGGATTCTCTTGATAAACTTTTAGCTGAGATGAAAGCTGAATATGAGGAACAAAAACCTCAACAGCATCAGCTAAAAGCAAATTTAATTAAACCAGTCAGCAAAATGGAAGAGAAATCAAATTTCTTGATAGATAAATTATTAGCCGAAGTCAAAGCTGATTTTGAACAAAAAGATTTAGCTGAACAAGCACAAAAACAGCAAGAACAAGAACAAGAACGAATCCAACAAGAACAACTTCAGGCGAAAAAATTAGAGGAGTTGAAAAAGCAAGCTGAAGATTGGCTCGCAAAATTAGATCCCTTGTCTTTAGAAGGACTTTGGTTTGAAAGATTTGCTGAGGGATATCCGTCAAAAGTAGAGGCTGCAATTGAATATTTACAATTGGAGTGA
- a CDS encoding vWA domain-containing protein produces MLDNRDYTLIIDKSGSMATQDQKGSRSRWVAAQESTFALASKCEQLDPDGITVYLFSGRFKRYENVTSSKVLQIFQENDPSGTTDLAGVLKHATDNYFQRKAAGATQVNGETILVVTDGEPDDRKAVMKVIIEASRHMDRDEELAISFIQVGTDAQATRFLKVLDDELQGAGAKFDICDTITIEDMEDLTLSEVLLNAIND; encoded by the coding sequence ATGCTAGACAATCGTGACTATACTTTAATTATCGACAAAAGTGGTAGTATGGCAACTCAAGACCAAAAGGGTAGTAGAAGCAGATGGGTTGCTGCACAAGAATCTACTTTTGCCTTGGCGAGTAAATGCGAACAACTTGACCCAGATGGTATCACTGTTTATCTGTTTTCTGGACGCTTCAAGCGCTATGAAAATGTGACATCAAGCAAAGTATTGCAAATTTTCCAAGAAAATGATCCTTCTGGTACAACTGACTTGGCAGGTGTGCTGAAACACGCAACCGATAACTACTTTCAACGCAAAGCTGCGGGTGCAACTCAGGTAAATGGTGAAACTATTTTAGTGGTGACTGATGGTGAACCAGATGATCGTAAAGCAGTTATGAAGGTAATTATTGAAGCTTCTCGCCATATGGATCGAGATGAAGAACTTGCTATTTCTTTTATTCAAGTAGGTACAGATGCTCAAGCGACTCGCTTTCTCAAAGTATTAGATGATGAACTGCAAGGGGCTGGTGCAAAGTTCGATATCTGCGACACCATCACCATAGAAGATATGGAAGATCTGACTTTATCAGAAGTACTGCTCAACGCTATTAATGATTAA
- a CDS encoding vWA domain-containing protein yields the protein MMSDRDYTLIIDKSGSMSTPDQVGGRSRWEMAQESTLALARKCEQFDPDGITIYVFAGKFKRYDDVTSAKVAQIFLENDPGGTTNLAGVLKDATNHYFQRKAAGQAKPNGETILVITDGEPDDRKAVFEVIINASRQMERDEELGISLIQIGSDPQATKFLKALDDQMQDIGAKFDICDTITLDDLEDMSLADVLMNAVTD from the coding sequence ATGATGAGCGATCGCGATTACACATTAATTATTGATAAAAGCGGCAGCATGTCTACTCCAGACCAAGTTGGTGGTAGAAGTCGCTGGGAAATGGCTCAAGAATCTACACTCGCACTGGCAAGGAAGTGTGAGCAATTTGACCCTGACGGCATCACAATTTATGTATTTGCCGGTAAATTTAAACGTTACGATGATGTCACTTCAGCGAAAGTGGCACAAATTTTTCTAGAAAATGATCCTGGTGGCACGACAAATTTAGCAGGTGTACTCAAAGATGCAACCAATCACTACTTTCAGCGCAAAGCTGCAGGTCAAGCCAAGCCCAATGGCGAAACAATTCTAGTGATCACCGATGGTGAACCAGATGACCGTAAAGCAGTCTTTGAGGTAATAATTAATGCATCGCGTCAGATGGAACGTGATGAAGAATTGGGAATTTCTTTAATTCAAATAGGCTCAGATCCTCAAGCAACCAAGTTTCTCAAAGCTTTGGATGACCAAATGCAAGATATTGGTGCTAAATTTGACATCTGCGACACAATAACCTTGGATGATCTCGAAGATATGAGCCTTGCTGATGTGTTAATGAATGCGGTGACTGATTAA